DNA sequence from the Colletotrichum higginsianum IMI 349063 chromosome 10, whole genome shotgun sequence genome:
GAGCAGCTAAAGGCCTAGTCAGGTAGCAGGGTGCGTCTGACACGCACAACGCAGTTAACAACAACAAGGCACTTAATATACGCACAATTAACCTTTCACTGACATCCTCGTCAATCTGACAGGAGTGGTCCTGGGGCATCGGGCGTCCTAGACCCTGGCTCTCAACGGTAATACCTAGACCATGATTGGTCAGGCCCGTTTCTTCAATGCTAGCAACTGTCGAATAGGGCAATCGACCTGAAGACGTGGGTGGTTTTTCGGCATGTGGGAGTGACATCGTcttgggaggggggcggaCGTGTGGTGGAGATGGTGAAATCTGGACATGGCGACTTGGGTGGTAGTTCTCATAATGATAGATCCGGATAGACAGAAACGAAGTCGTCGCAATGAGATGAACCTGGTTACTGGATTCTCTTCCGGGTTCTTCGGGACAAATCAGGAAACATGTTTTTGctctcgggggggggggggggggggggggggggggggggggggggggagtggaAGGGAGATTTTTCCCTGTTGACCAGTTGACCATCTGAATCGTTGAAATAGCAAAGAGACGTATAAATGAGGGCTGTCTCTCGTTGAAGCTTCAAGTTGATACTCGGTAGGATCATCTCCAACAATATTCCCTGAGCACGGCTCTCACTAGACCATCTTTTCACATTCTTTGACAGCCCATTCTGTTACTTGCATCATGCAGCTTCAGCtcctcaccctcgccgccgccgccgcgaccctGCTCTCGGGCGTGGCCGTAGCTCACCCGGGACACCACGACGCCCCGAGCCACGCGGAGATCGCCCGCCGCTCGAACCTCGCGAAGCGCTGCTCCGTCCAGGCCGGCCAGTTCGCCGAGGTTCGCAAgaagcgcgccgccgagagacGCTCGCTCGTCAGCCGCTCGCTCCCTCCCGTCCGGCGCGGCACGAACGTTACCATCCACACCGAGGGCCCTCACTACAGCACCATCCAGAACGACACGTGCGTCCTGACCCCCGAGGTCACCAGGGGCCCTTACACCTGGCCGCAATCGCAGATGCTACGCCAGGACATGAGCGAGGACCAGGCCGGCGTCCCGCTGTACCTGGACATTGGCGTCCTCAACGTAAACACGTGCGAGGTTATGCCTGACGTCCTGGTCGACCTGTGGCACTGCAATGCCGTGAGTGGTTTTCCGATTTGTAAACACACGCTCGAGAAGGGCCTCGCTAACGTGGAACCATGAACAAGACCGGATTCTACAGCTCCTTCATCCACCACAACCCCAACACCCCCTTCTTGGAGCTCATCGACCAGCTCAACGTCACCCTTGGCCCGGACATGGACATCCACACCGATGACACCACCTTTCTGCGCGGCATCTGGCCCACGGACGCTAACGGCATCATGGAGATGAAGACCGTCTTCCCCGGCTTTTACGTCGATCGCACCATCCACATCCACGCCCTGGTCCACACCGACTGGACCGTCCGCAgcaacggcaccgtcgtcgcctccaACATCGTCAGCAGTGGCcagctcttcttcgacgaggacctcaGCCGGCAGATCATGGCGCTCGAGCCCTACATCGGCCACACCGAGATCAACCGCACCACCAACGACATCGACACCATCTTCGCCGACGAGTTCGCGGGCAGCTGGAACCCCAACATGGTTGTCGagcccctcgacggcgaggacgtcacAAAGGGGATGCTGGCTTACATTACTATTGGTATTGAGGCGTAGGGAGTGTGAGAGGCAGTGAAGGGAAGAACCAAAGACAATTGGGAGATAAACATCTCAGAATTTGTTTCTAGGCGAAAGGTTACCCGTCTCTTAATAAACCAATGTCCTGTCCCCTCAACAATCACTCAATACTCCGGATCATGCTCCGTGCTCTACAGGAGCAGCAAGGGCTGAAATTGCTCTACTCATCATTGATAGTTATGTGATGTAGTTCTAAGCGTAAAGTAAAATACGTTGGTGTTGGTCCAAGTTGCACCCTTGAGGTTTAAATAAACGCAAATATTTTGAGTTTGCAGGAATCAATGCTGCTGAAACAGCGGTTAAGCGTTAAGGGGAGGTTTAGAGTTAAAGTAGGTTGCCCTACTATaggctacctacctactttaTAGGCCTGCGTTAGGAGACCCCTCTTATATTATTCTTCCTTCCTCTATAGCAGCCATCTTAAATACCATTACAATCAATTACAAACAACAAAGTAGTGCTACTATTCGCAAAGCCTTACGCCTATGCTAACAAATATCGTATGTTGCACTTGCCCACACTAGAATACACATTAAACGTATAAGTGTCGTCTACTACACCCCCCCTTTGATTAGATATTCTTCGGCTCCAGCTGCTCCTCGGGAGCCGCAACCacgcggcggccgccttTGGCGCGTCGATCCTCGTTAAGAGACTGCGCGAACTTGGACCTCTCCCGGATGACAGGGCCCTTCCAGTAGATGAGATACACCGGAATCGTGACCAAGAAAGCGAGGCAGGCGAGGACGGTGCTCGCGTACTCGGTGTGGCGGGAGTCGCCGATGTTCTCGTAGAGGGGGGTCGAGTACATGGCGgccacgccggcgaggaagtccCGGGCGaagccgttgccgccggtggccgaggccgagtaCGGACCATAGGCAGCGATCATGTAGTCCACCGTGCTCATGTAGATGGCGaagttggcgatggcgatcAGGCACGAGAAGATCATGGGTGCGATCCAGTGAGACTCTGGCGGCCCCATCGACGTCCAGGCGAAGCCGAAGAGACCGATCGTCTCAAGGGGCGCGAGATACAGAAGCCATTTCAGACGGCGCTCGGGGGCCAGCGCGTCGGGCCCCTTTGCCCTCATGACGCGGTGGTCTCTGATGATCCAGGGGACGTAGGAGATGTACGCCAGAACGTAGCCGATGTTGATGGGGATGAAGGCCCAGGCCTTCTGGAGGGTTCCGAACCCCCACTTGTTAAAGACGGGAGTGAAGCCCTCCTGGAAGGTGAAGATCAAGGCGTCGGAGAACCCCGAAAGCAGAGAGCACGACAGCACGATGGGCTCGCGGAGGAACATCTCAAAGGGGCGCATCCACGTGATGGCGAACTCGTGCATAGACAGGCGCGGCTTCTTAACCTCGTTGGGCCCGTAGATGTTGGTGTCCTCGCCGGACTtgcggcggcgcctggcCTCCCGAtccatgatgatggtggcgcGGCTCTCGGGCATGAAGAAGTGGACGAactggacgacggcgccgaagatgAGCTGGATCCAAAAATTCCAGTACCAGGGGAGGAACTTTTGGATtgggccgccgacgacggggccgacgGAGGTGCCGAAGACGGAcgagaggacgacgaagaggacggcCCATTGCTGTTCTTCGGGCTGGTAGAGGTCGGCGACCATGCCGAGGGtgacgctgccgccggccgagctGAGGCCGCCCTGGTGGAAGTGTTAGCCGATCCGTTCCATGGCCGTAGGGTTTCTCTTCCACAAACCAGTgctcgggcgacgacgatgctaCCAAAGTTGGGAGCCAACGCGGCGAGGATCTGCCACATGTTGACCAAGAACAGAGAGCACCTGTACTCGGGCGTTAGACAAATAAGTTCcaaccccttccccccacGAGTAGGTTAGCAAACGCAAAAAAAATACTGACTGCAAGATCTTCCATCGCCCAAACTCCTCGCTCCAAGGCGCCCAGAGCTCGCAGCCGAAGGCGTAGAGGACGAGAAAGGCGCACTGGCCCGTACgggcggcctgctcgctgatGTGGAACGCCTCGCTGAGCGGGGTGACGGCGCTCGGGTAGACGCTGGTGTTGAAGTTCATCGAGACCTGGACGgcgaagatggaggagaggagcATCCACTTCTTCCACGCCGGCCAAGAGTAGCCGAGCAGGTGGTAGCACTCGTCCTCGGTCATGACCCGCTTCCCGTCGGCGGTGTACTCGGGCTGTttgcggctgctgctcctcgctgccgccgccagcagGTCGTCGCGGCCCCGGGTTCCTTCGGCCTCCTCATCCCGGCCCGGTCCGTCttggaagaaggcggcccCGTTGTTGGACCGGTTCTCGGACTCTTCACCGAGCGGGTACTgggccttctcggcgtcgaagcTCGGTCCGACCCGCGTCGCGCTGCTGTCCCGTGTCCTGGCCGTGTCGCCGACGTTACTTGGCCGGGAGGCCCGCGGGCTGTCAGGAGGTGGTGTAGAAGCCCCCATGTTGTTGGCCAGCTATCTGTAACAAGCAGCCTTCCGCGGCGCGAGTGCGTAAGGTCTGTGATGTGATCGAGATTTGACGTAAGGAACCGATAAGTGTAACGTCAAGCAGCGTTGGTGCGGTGTCTTGATCGTCGATTTGGGGTGAGGTGAGTGTGTCTCCTTGAAAAGCAACTGTTTATGATCGGTCAAAAGCCCGGCTATGAAGATTGATGGGAATCGACGACCAGGCGTTTTTGTCCTGCTCAAGACC
Encoded proteins:
- a CDS encoding Protocatechuate 3; the encoded protein is MQLQLLTLAAAAATLLSGVAVAHPGHHDAPSHAEIARRSNLAKRCSVQAGQFAEVRKKRAAERRSLVSRSLPPVRRGTNVTIHTEGPHYSTIQNDTCVLTPEVTRGPYTWPQSQMLRQDMSEDQAGVPLYLDIGVLNVNTCEVMPDVLVDLWHCNATGFYSSFIHHNPNTPFLELIDQLNVTLGPDMDIHTDDTTFLRGIWPTDANGIMEMKTVFPGFYVDRTIHIHALVHTDWTVRSNGTVVASNIVSSGQLFFDEDLSRQIMALEPYIGHTEINRTTNDIDTIFADEFAGSWNPNMVVEPLDGEDVTKGMLAYITIGIEA
- a CDS encoding Major facilitator superfamily transporter, whose product is MGASTPPPDSPRASRPSNVGDTARTRDSSATRVGPSFDAEKAQYPLGEESENRSNNGAAFFQDGPGRDEEAEGTRGRDDLLAAAARSSSRKQPEYTADGKRVMTEDECYHLLGYSWPAWKKWMLLSSIFAVQVSMNFNTSVYPSAVTPLSEAFHISEQAARTGQCAFLVLYAFGCELWAPWSEEFGRWKILQCSLFLVNMWQILAALAPNFGSIVVARALGGLSSAGGSVTLGMVADLYQPEEQQWAVLFVVLSSVFGTSVGPVVGGPIQKFLPWYWNFWIQLIFGAVVQFVHFFMPESRATIIMDREARRRRKSGEDTNIYGPNEVKKPRLSMHEFAITWMRPFEMFLREPIVLSCSLLSGFSDALIFTFQEGFTPVFNKWGFGTLQKAWAFIPINIGYVLAYISYVPWIIRDHRVMRAKGPDALAPERRLKWLLYLAPLETIGLFGFAWTSMGPPESHWIAPMIFSCLIAIANFAIYMSTVDYMIAAYGPYSASATGGNGFARDFLAGVAAMYSTPLYENIGDSRHTEYASTVLACLAFLVTIPVYLIYWKGPVIRERSKFAQSLNEDRRAKGGRRVVAAPEEQLEPKNI